In the Populus trichocarpa isolate Nisqually-1 chromosome 1, P.trichocarpa_v4.1, whole genome shotgun sequence genome, one interval contains:
- the LOC7465094 gene encoding pentatricopeptide repeat-containing protein At5g59600: MCLLLSRYQFKGTLAFFKSHHKLPILIISRRSFRSSSETYFHLIETYGRDRALQQGKKLHAHLIINGLARLTHFASKLISFYVETKQLSDARKLFDKIPESNIRRWIVLIGAYSRRGLIQEALSVFYEMQKQGLGANKFVIPSVLKCCGHVYDVQTGRILHSVILKYSIESDVYVISSLIDMYSKCGEVEKARRVFDRMVEKDLVALNAMLSGYGQHGFAKEGFALMDKMEKLGIKPNVITWNSLISGFAQKGDDAMVSKMFELMISNGVEPDVISWTSVISGLVQNFRNEAAFDAFKQMLGRGFLPTSATISTVLAACATMANVRRGREIHGYAVVIRVEDDIYVRSALVDMYAKCGFISEASVLFYMMPERNTVTWNSMIFGYANHGYCDEAIELFDQMEKSEGNKLDHLTFTAVLTACSHAGMVEHGQSLFLLMQQKYKIVPRLEHYACMVDLLGRAGNLNEAYDMIKKMPVKPDLFVWGALLGACRNHGDIGLAEVAARHLAELEPENAGNNMLMSNLYADAGSWENVSRSKKMMKRKRLKNFPGCSWIEEAT; the protein is encoded by the coding sequence ATGTGCCTGCTTCTTTCCCGTTACCAATTCAAGGGAACTTTAGCATTTTTTAAATCCCACCATAAGCTTCCCATCCTAATCATATCACGCCGTTCATTTCGATCATCATCGGAAACTTATTTTCATCTCATCGAAACATACGGTCGTGATCGAGCATTACAGCAAGGGAAAAAACTTCATGCTCATCTCATCATTAACGGTTTAGCTCGTTTGACCCATTTTGCCTCCAAACTCATCTCTTTCTATGTAGAAACTAAGCAGTTATCTGACGCTCGCAAGTTGTTCGACAAAATTCCCGAGTCAAATATCCGCCGTTGGATTGTGCTCATTGGGGCCTATTCTCGTCGTGGGCTTATTCAAGAAGCTTTGAGTGTTTTCTATGAAATGCAAAAGCAGGGTTTAGGGGCCAACAAGTTTGTTATTCCTAGCGTACTCAAATGTTGTGGTCATGTGTATGATGTGCAAACTGGGAGGATTTTGCACTCTGTGATTTTGAAGTATTCGATTGAATCGGATGTTTATGTTATTAGTTCATTGATCGATATGTACTCTAAATGTGGAGAAGTTGAAAAGGCACGGCGAGTGTTTGATAGGATGGTGGAGAAAGACTTGGTGGCTTTGAATGCCATGCTTTCGGGTTATGGTCAACATGGTTTTGCTAAAGAAGGATTTGCTTTGATggataaaatggaaaaattgGGTATCAAGCCTAATGTAATAACTTGGAATAGCTTGATTTCGGGGTTTGCACAAAAGGGTGATGATGCAATGGTTTCAAAGATGTTTGAATTGATGATCAGCAATGGAGTAGAGCCTGATGTGATTTCTTGGACTTCGGTTATATCAGGGTTGGTGCAAAATTTTCGTAACGAGGCAGCTTTTGATGCATTTAAACAGATGTTGGGCCGGGGATTTCTTCCAACTTCTGCTACAATTAGTACTGTTTTGGCTGCTTGCGCGACCATGGCTAATGTAAGGAGAGGGAGGGAGATACACGGCTATGCAGTGGTGATTAGAGTTGAAGATGATATATATGTAAGAAGTGCTCTTGTTGACATGTATGCCAAATGTGGTTTTATATCAGAAGCGAGTGTGCTATTTTATATGATGCCTGAGAGGAATACGGTTACTTGGAATTCGATGATTTTTGGGTATGCAAATCATGGCTACTGTGATGAAGCAATTGAGCTTTTTGATCAAATGGAGAAATCAGAGGGAAATAAGCTCGATCACTTGACTTTCACGGCTGTCCTTACTGCTTGTAGTCATGCTGGAATGGTTGAACATGGACAAAGTTTGTTTCTCTTGATGCAACAGAAGTACAAGATTGTTCCAAGATTAGAGCATTATGCATGCATGGTGGATCTTCTTGGTAGGGCTGGAAATCTTAATGAGGCTTATGATATGATTAAGAAAATGCCTGTTAAGCCTGATTTATTCGTATGGGGAGCATTATTAGGGGCATGTAGGAATCATGGGGATATAGGTCTTGCTGAGGTAGCAGCTAGGCATTTGGCTGAGCTTGAGCCTGAGAATGCTGGGAATAATATGCTTATGTCAAATTTGTATGCTGATGCTGGTAGCTGGGAAAACGTATCAAGGTCTAAGAAGATGATGAAACGTAAAAGGCTGAAAAACTTTCCGGGGTGCAGTTGGATAGAGGAAGCCACCTGA